The segment AGAGCATCGGCATGCGCGAGGACCTTGGGGTCACGCCCGCGCCCGATCTTACCTCTGGCGCCCTGTCCGTGGTTCCGGCCGTGGTCGGCCTGTGGCCCATGTTTTTGACCGGTGCCTATGCCCTGACCAAGCGCAAGGAAAAGATCTTCGAGGAAGAACAGGCGCATGCCGTGAAGGACGCCGTGGCCGAAGCCGAGGCCAAGGCGTCCAAAAAGCTCAAGACGGCCATGGACAAGGCGGAACGCGACAAGCAGGCCGCCATCGATCGTGAAGTGAAAAAGGCGCTCAAGGATGCGGAAGCGGCTCGGAAGAAAGCCGAGTCCGCTCCTGCGGACGAGCAATAAGGAGGAGCGTTGATGTCGCATCACACCACAACACCCAAGTCATTCTGGACTCCGGCGAACATTATCACGGCTGTTATTCTGGTCGTCGGGATTGCCCTGACCGTGAAGCGTTTCACCATGGGCATCGGCTCCGTGACCAATTTGAGCGATGACAATCCGTGGGGGATCTGGATCGGGTTCGATCTGCTCTGCGGCGTGGCCCTGGCTGCCGGCGGCTATACGACATCTGCGGCCGTGTATCTCTTCGGCATGAAGAAATACCATTCCGCCGTGCGCCCGGCCATCACCACGGCCTTTTTGGGATATGCCTTTGTCGTCTTTGCCCTTCTTTATGATCTGGGCCGCTACTACCGTCTGCCCTATCCGTTGACCATCTATCCCGGCCCGACCTCCTTTCTGTTCGAGGTCGGTTTGTGCGTGGCCTTGTATCTGACGGTTTTGGCCATCGAGTTCTCGCCGGCAGTGTGGGAGGCCTTGCGCTGGAAAAAAATCCGTCATCTAGCCCATAGCCTGACGTTGTTGCTGACCATTTTCGGCGTGATTCTGTCCACGCTCCACCAGTCATCCCTGGGTGGTCTGTACATGATCGCGCCGTCCAAGCTGCATCCGCTGTGGTACTCGCCGTATCTGGCTCTGTTTTTCTTTGTTTCGAGTATTCCGGCCGGCCTGTCCATGGTCATTTTCGAGGGCGGTTTGTCGCATAAATTCCTGCACCACAAGATGGACGAGGCACATATCGCCCAAGCTCCCGAGGTGACCTTGGGGTTTGCCAAGGCCGCGTCCGTGGTGCTGTTCGCCTATTTCAACCTGAAATGGATCGGCGTCGCCCTGGGCAATTCCTGGAGTCATTTGTTCACGGGGTGGGGGGCTTGGTTCCTGGTGGAAGTCATCGGCTTCGTGCTCGTGCCGTGCCTGATGTACGCCATGGCCGCCCGCGAGAAGAACGGGAAGCTGGCGTTCTGGGCGTCCATCGTGACTGTCGCTGGTATTGTTCTCAATCGTTTGAACGTGTCCTTGGTGGCGTTCAATTGGCAACTTCCGGCCGAGGCTCGGTATATCCCGTCCCTGGAAGAGATCATGATCACCGTGTTCATTGTTACCCTGGAAATCACCGTGCTGCGGTTCTGCCTGAGCAAGCTGCCGATTCTGCACGAACACCCCGAATTCAAGGGCGCGCACTAAAGGAGGCTGCAAGTGGAATTCATGACCCTTCATGACTTCTTGTTCTGGACCAAGGGCATGGCCTATGTCGGCATGGGGCTGGGGCTGGTGAGCTTCGTCGCCTTCTGGCTCTTTCTGACCGATCGGGACGAGGACAAGTTCGCCGACAAGGAAGAAGAATAGGCCCGGTCGCGACCGGCCATCGAAGGAGTATTCGTATGTATGAGATTTTGACTGGTCCGCTGCTTTGGA is part of the Deltaproteobacteria bacterium genome and harbors:
- a CDS encoding Ni/Fe-hydrogenase cytochrome b subunit, which produces MSHHTTTPKSFWTPANIITAVILVVGIALTVKRFTMGIGSVTNLSDDNPWGIWIGFDLLCGVALAAGGYTTSAAVYLFGMKKYHSAVRPAITTAFLGYAFVVFALLYDLGRYYRLPYPLTIYPGPTSFLFEVGLCVALYLTVLAIEFSPAVWEALRWKKIRHLAHSLTLLLTIFGVILSTLHQSSLGGLYMIAPSKLHPLWYSPYLALFFFVSSIPAGLSMVIFEGGLSHKFLHHKMDEAHIAQAPEVTLGFAKAASVVLFAYFNLKWIGVALGNSWSHLFTGWGAWFLVEVIGFVLVPCLMYAMAAREKNGKLAFWASIVTVAGIVLNRLNVSLVAFNWQLPAEARYIPSLEEIMITVFIVTLEITVLRFCLSKLPILHEHPEFKGAH
- a CDS encoding hmc operon protein 4 gives rise to the protein MEFMTLHDFLFWTKGMAYVGMGLGLVSFVAFWLFLTDRDEDKFADKEEE